From one Coffea eugenioides isolate CCC68of chromosome 11, Ceug_1.0, whole genome shotgun sequence genomic stretch:
- the LOC113751182 gene encoding protein NRT1/ PTR FAMILY 2.13-like — MMESQEDKKLSSSWLVCCGKGFPLPIPSSKSASPSLENENDEEKQDLSSPKTTQRKPGGWKAMPFVLGNETFERLANVGLLANFTVFLLTQFHMDQVSASNVINIWSGATSFLPLVGAYLCDAYIGRFLTIAFASFSVLLGMVAMTLIPWLPQLHPPPCHDPSSCRGPTVSQVGFLALALGLLSIGSAGIRPCSIPFGVDQFDARTEEGRKGINSFFNWYYTTFTMVLIISLTVVVYVQSNVSWVLGFAIPTILMVVAIILFFVGTKIYIHRKPEGSVFSGIAEGLVAAYRKRKLKLPDNGHEPSDGVYYDPPLSPTIVKKLPLTNQFRFLNKAAMMTEGDLKADGSRADKWNLSSIQQIEELKCILRIIPVWASGIICLLAMAQQGTFTLSQALKMDRRLGPKFQIPPGSLAVISMITIGIWLPVYDRIVVPRLRRITKVEGGITLLQRLGVGMVFSILSMVVAGFVERKRRAEAIKHGGPDGSAPITVMWLAPQLILMGFAEAFNIIGQIELYNKEFPENMTSVANSIMSITFAGANYLSAIIVNIIHNTTGGRGHPDWLAKNINAGRLENFYFVIAGLGVLNLTYFLYVAPNYRYKSRVRVDEDDEEKPDFSIELNAVVKG; from the exons ATGATGGAGTCACAGGAAGACAAGAAGCTTAGCTCTTCTTGGCTTGTTTGTTGTGGTAAAGGCTTTCCCTTGCCCATCCCTTCTTCAAAGTCGGCATCACCCTCGCTGGAAAACGAAAATGATGAGGAAAAGCAAGATTTGTCTTCGCCAAAAACTACCCAGAGAAAACCCGGAGGATGGAAGGCCATGCCATTTGTTTTAG GAAATGAGACGTTTGAGAGGCTGGCAAACGTAGGATTGTTGGCAAATTTCACAGTGTTCTTGTTAACACAATTTCACATGGACCAAGTTTCAGCTTCAAACGTAATCAACATATGGTCGGGGGCAACAAGTTTCTTACCCTTGGTTGGTGCGTATCTTTGTGATGCCTACATCGGCAGATTTTTGACCATTGCTTTCGCTTCCTTCTCCGTTCTGCTG GGAATGGTGGCAATGACACTGATCCCGTGGCTTCCTCAACTGCACCCGCCGCCATGCCATGATCCAAGTTCATGCAGAGGACCTACAGTATCCCAGGTGGGATTCTTGGCCCTAGCACTAGGACTTTTGTCCATAGGCTCGGCTGGGATCCGGCCGTGCAGTATTCCATTTGGTGTGGACCAATTTGATGCAAGAACTGAGGAAGGAAGGAAAGGAATCAACAGTTTTTTCAATTGGTATTATACCACTTTTACCATGGTGTTAATAATATCCCTAACCGTGGTGGTTTACGTCCAAAGTAACGTAAGTTGGGTTTTGGGCTTTGCAATTCCCACAATTCTCATGGTCGTGGCAATTATCCTCTTCTTTGTTGGGACGAAAATATACATCCATAGGAAGCCGGAGGGAAGTGTATTTTCCGGCATTGCTGAGGGGTTGGTCGCTGCTTACAGAAAGCGAAAGCTTAAGCTTCCTGACAATGGTCATGAACCATCTGATGGAGTCTATTACGACCCACCATTGAGCCCAACGATTGTGAAGAAATTACCCCTAACCAATCAATTCAG GTTCTTAAACAAAGCAGCAATGATGACCGAAGGTGATTTGAAGGCTGATGGATCAAGAGCCGACAAGTGGAACTTAAGTAGCATCCAACAAATTGAAGAGCTGAAGTGCATCTTGAGAATTATCCCAGTATGGGCGTCTGGAATCATCTGCCTGTTAGCCATGGCCCAGCAAGGGACCTTCACTTTGTCACAAGCATTAAAAATGGACCGTCGTCTAGGCCCCAAGTTCCAAATCCCCCCTGGATCCCTCGCTGTAATTTCCATGATCACCATTGGAATATGGCTTCCGGTGTATGACAGAATTGTTGTACCACGGCTAAGAAGAATCACAAAAGTAGAAGGTGGAATTACCCTCCTCCAAAGACTTGGAGTTGGCATGGTTTTCTCCATTCTATCAATGGTTGTTGCTGGATTCGTCGAACGGAAGAGAAGGGCTGAGGCGATCAAGCATGGAGGCCCTGATGGGAGCGCGCCAATTACAGTAATGTGGCTTGCCCCGCAGTTAATTCTCATGGGATTTGCCGAGGCATTCAACATTATCGGACAGATCGAATTGTACAACAAAGAATTTCCTGAGAACATGACCAGCGTCGCGAATTCTATAATGTCGATTACCTTTGCGGGAGCTAATTACCTAAGTGCAATTATTGTTAATATTATTCATAACACCACGGGGGGACGCGGGCATCCGGATTGGTTGGCTAAGAATATTAACGCCGGAAGACTTGAAAATTTCTACTTTGTTATAGCCGGCTTGGGAGTCTTGAACTTGACGTATTTTCTATATGTTGCTCCTAATTACAGATACAAGAGCAGAGTACGggttgatgaagatgatgaggAAAAGCCTGATTTTAGCATTGAACTTAATGCTGTAGTCAAGGGGTGA
- the LOC113751184 gene encoding uncharacterized protein LOC113751184 isoform X6, producing MVSACFWALLPRTSGVVRSAMHGAYSLSWSRSFQDVDSSRAANLGLCSTRISCQCYSSEWPIGHKDTGTQAMLKDEKDAFFVVRKGDIIGVYKSLSDCQAQVGSSVRDPPVSVYKGHAMPKGVEKYLLSCGLKGALYSFKAGDLTERLFGTLLPCHSYQLPSSCRDEISIKLGPKKWPQEVLSSLSGHSCTLEFDGSSKGNPGQSGAGVVLRAADGSWICRLREGLGIETAYASQYQAIILGLQYALDKGFRSIHVQGDSDLVCMQIQGLWKVKDKKISILCEKAKSLKHKFTSFRIIHVQKMYLEFNRAFSWMKMEDEEKQRKF from the exons ATGGTTTCGGCTTGCTTTTGGGCTTTGTTACCCAGGACCAGTGGTGTTGTGAGGAGTGCAATGCATGGAGCTTATTCTCTGTCATGGAGTAGAAGTTTTCAGGATGTAGATAGTAGTAGAGCTGCTAATTTGGGACTTTGCTCGACGCGAATTAGCTGTCAGTGCTATTCATCTGAGTGGCCTATTGGACATAAGGACACTGGGACTCAAGCGATGCTGAAGGACGAGAAGGATGCATTCTTTGTGGTTAGAAAAGGGGATATTATTGGTGTTTACAAGAGTTTAAGTGATTGTCAGGCTCAAGTTGGATCGTCG GTACGTGATCCTCCTGTCAGTGTGTATAAAGGTCATGCTATGCCGAAGGGTGTAGAGAAATATCTTCTTTCTTGTGGCCTTAAAGGTGctctttattcttttaaggCTGGTGATCTAACTGAACGGCTTTTTGGTACTCTTTTGCCTTGCCATTCATATCAG CTCCCTTCTTCTTGTAGAGACGAAATATCCATCAAGCTTGGGCCAAAGAAGTGGCCACAGGAAGTGTTATCTTCTTTATCTGGG CATTCTTGCACTCTAGAATTTGATGGTTCTTCAAAAGGAAATCCTGGGCAATCTGGTGCGGGAGTTGTGCTTCGAGCTGCTGATGGAAGTTGG ATTTGTAGGTTGCGTGAAGGTCTGGGCATAGAAACCGCTTATGCTTCTCAATATCAAGCTATAATTTTAGGGCTGCAATATGCACTGGATAAAGGGTTTAGAAGCATCCATGTTCAGGGTGACTCTGACCTTGTTTGCATGCAG ATTCAAGGCTTATGGAAGGTGAAAGACAAAAAGATCTCCATCTTGTGTGAGAAGGCAAAAAGTTTGAAGCATAAGTTCACGTCATTCCGGATCATTCATGTGCAAAAG ATGTACTTGGAGTTTAACAGAGCTTTTTCCTGGATGAAAATGGAGGATGAGGAGAAACAGAGAAAATTTTAG
- the LOC113751184 gene encoding uncharacterized protein LOC113751184 isoform X3, whose product MVSACFWALLPRTSGVVRSAMHGAYSLSWSRSFQDVDSSRAANLGLCSTRISCQCYSSEWPIGHKDTGTQAMLKDEKDAFFVVRKGDIIGVYKSLSDCQAQVGSSVRDPPVSVYKGHAMPKGVEKYLLSCGLKGALYSFKAGDLTERLFGTLLPCHSYQLPSSCRDEISIKLGPKKWPQEVLSSLSGHSCTLEFDGSSKGNPGQSGAGVVLRAADGSWICRLREGLGIETAYASQYQAIILGLQYALDKGFRSIHVQGDSDLVCMQIQGLWKVKDKKISILCEKAKSLKHKFTSFRIIHVQKDLNSEADKQAKLAVKLADGQIQGEIQKTAYVKGNVLRRISQET is encoded by the exons ATGGTTTCGGCTTGCTTTTGGGCTTTGTTACCCAGGACCAGTGGTGTTGTGAGGAGTGCAATGCATGGAGCTTATTCTCTGTCATGGAGTAGAAGTTTTCAGGATGTAGATAGTAGTAGAGCTGCTAATTTGGGACTTTGCTCGACGCGAATTAGCTGTCAGTGCTATTCATCTGAGTGGCCTATTGGACATAAGGACACTGGGACTCAAGCGATGCTGAAGGACGAGAAGGATGCATTCTTTGTGGTTAGAAAAGGGGATATTATTGGTGTTTACAAGAGTTTAAGTGATTGTCAGGCTCAAGTTGGATCGTCG GTACGTGATCCTCCTGTCAGTGTGTATAAAGGTCATGCTATGCCGAAGGGTGTAGAGAAATATCTTCTTTCTTGTGGCCTTAAAGGTGctctttattcttttaaggCTGGTGATCTAACTGAACGGCTTTTTGGTACTCTTTTGCCTTGCCATTCATATCAG CTCCCTTCTTCTTGTAGAGACGAAATATCCATCAAGCTTGGGCCAAAGAAGTGGCCACAGGAAGTGTTATCTTCTTTATCTGGG CATTCTTGCACTCTAGAATTTGATGGTTCTTCAAAAGGAAATCCTGGGCAATCTGGTGCGGGAGTTGTGCTTCGAGCTGCTGATGGAAGTTGG ATTTGTAGGTTGCGTGAAGGTCTGGGCATAGAAACCGCTTATGCTTCTCAATATCAAGCTATAATTTTAGGGCTGCAATATGCACTGGATAAAGGGTTTAGAAGCATCCATGTTCAGGGTGACTCTGACCTTGTTTGCATGCAG ATTCAAGGCTTATGGAAGGTGAAAGACAAAAAGATCTCCATCTTGTGTGAGAAGGCAAAAAGTTTGAAGCATAAGTTCACGTCATTCCGGATCATTCATGTGCAAAAG GACTTGAACTCTGAGGCTGATAAACAGGCAAAGTTGGCTGTTAAGCTCGCTG ATGGTCAAATTCAAGGGGAAATTCAAAAGACAGCTTATGTCAAAGGCAATGTGCTGCGAAGAATATCACAAGAAACATAG
- the LOC113751184 gene encoding uncharacterized protein LOC113751184 isoform X1, producing the protein MVSACFWALLPRTSGVVRSAMHGAYSLSWSRSFQDVDSSRAANLGLCSTRISCQCYSSEWPIGHKDTGTQAMLKDEKDAFFVVRKGDIIGVYKSLSDCQAQVGSSVRDPPVSVYKGHAMPKGVEKYLLSCGLKGALYSFKAGDLTERLFGTLLPCHSYQLPSSCRDEISIKLGPKKWPQEVLSSLSGHSCTLEFDGSSKGNPGQSGAGVVLRAADGSWICRLREGLGIETAYASQYQAIILGLQYALDKGFRSIHVQGDSDLVCMQIQGLWKVKDKKISILCEKAKSLKHKFTSFRIIHVQKDLNSEADKQAKLAVKLMVKFKGKFKRQLMSKAMCCEEYHKKHSMARKPSVRFILGVKLIPATI; encoded by the exons ATGGTTTCGGCTTGCTTTTGGGCTTTGTTACCCAGGACCAGTGGTGTTGTGAGGAGTGCAATGCATGGAGCTTATTCTCTGTCATGGAGTAGAAGTTTTCAGGATGTAGATAGTAGTAGAGCTGCTAATTTGGGACTTTGCTCGACGCGAATTAGCTGTCAGTGCTATTCATCTGAGTGGCCTATTGGACATAAGGACACTGGGACTCAAGCGATGCTGAAGGACGAGAAGGATGCATTCTTTGTGGTTAGAAAAGGGGATATTATTGGTGTTTACAAGAGTTTAAGTGATTGTCAGGCTCAAGTTGGATCGTCG GTACGTGATCCTCCTGTCAGTGTGTATAAAGGTCATGCTATGCCGAAGGGTGTAGAGAAATATCTTCTTTCTTGTGGCCTTAAAGGTGctctttattcttttaaggCTGGTGATCTAACTGAACGGCTTTTTGGTACTCTTTTGCCTTGCCATTCATATCAG CTCCCTTCTTCTTGTAGAGACGAAATATCCATCAAGCTTGGGCCAAAGAAGTGGCCACAGGAAGTGTTATCTTCTTTATCTGGG CATTCTTGCACTCTAGAATTTGATGGTTCTTCAAAAGGAAATCCTGGGCAATCTGGTGCGGGAGTTGTGCTTCGAGCTGCTGATGGAAGTTGG ATTTGTAGGTTGCGTGAAGGTCTGGGCATAGAAACCGCTTATGCTTCTCAATATCAAGCTATAATTTTAGGGCTGCAATATGCACTGGATAAAGGGTTTAGAAGCATCCATGTTCAGGGTGACTCTGACCTTGTTTGCATGCAG ATTCAAGGCTTATGGAAGGTGAAAGACAAAAAGATCTCCATCTTGTGTGAGAAGGCAAAAAGTTTGAAGCATAAGTTCACGTCATTCCGGATCATTCATGTGCAAAAG GACTTGAACTCTGAGGCTGATAAACAGGCAAAGTTGGCTGTTAAGCTC ATGGTCAAATTCAAGGGGAAATTCAAAAGACAGCTTATGTCAAAGGCAATGTGCTGCGAAGAATATCACAAGAAACATAGCATGGCACGCAAGCCATCTGTGCGTTTTATCTTGGGTGTCAAATTGATTCCTGCAACGATTTAA
- the LOC113751184 gene encoding uncharacterized protein LOC113751184 isoform X2 produces the protein MVSACFWALLPRTSGVVRSAMHGAYSLSWSRSFQDVDSSRAANLGLCSTRISCQCYSSEWPIGHKDTGTQAMLKDEKDAFFVVRKGDIIGVYKSLSDCQAQVGSSVRDPPVSVYKGHAMPKGVEKYLLSCGLKGALYSFKAGDLTERLFGTLLPCHSYQLPSSCRDEISIKLGPKKWPQEVLSSLSGHSCTLEFDGSSKGNPGQSGAGVVLRAADGSWICRLREGLGIETAYASQYQAIILGLQYALDKGFRSIHVQGDSDLVCMQIQGLWKVKDKKISILCEKAKSLKHKFTSFRIIHVQKDLNSEADKQAKLAMVKFKGKFKRQLMSKAMCCEEYHKKHSMARKPSVRFILGVKLIPATI, from the exons ATGGTTTCGGCTTGCTTTTGGGCTTTGTTACCCAGGACCAGTGGTGTTGTGAGGAGTGCAATGCATGGAGCTTATTCTCTGTCATGGAGTAGAAGTTTTCAGGATGTAGATAGTAGTAGAGCTGCTAATTTGGGACTTTGCTCGACGCGAATTAGCTGTCAGTGCTATTCATCTGAGTGGCCTATTGGACATAAGGACACTGGGACTCAAGCGATGCTGAAGGACGAGAAGGATGCATTCTTTGTGGTTAGAAAAGGGGATATTATTGGTGTTTACAAGAGTTTAAGTGATTGTCAGGCTCAAGTTGGATCGTCG GTACGTGATCCTCCTGTCAGTGTGTATAAAGGTCATGCTATGCCGAAGGGTGTAGAGAAATATCTTCTTTCTTGTGGCCTTAAAGGTGctctttattcttttaaggCTGGTGATCTAACTGAACGGCTTTTTGGTACTCTTTTGCCTTGCCATTCATATCAG CTCCCTTCTTCTTGTAGAGACGAAATATCCATCAAGCTTGGGCCAAAGAAGTGGCCACAGGAAGTGTTATCTTCTTTATCTGGG CATTCTTGCACTCTAGAATTTGATGGTTCTTCAAAAGGAAATCCTGGGCAATCTGGTGCGGGAGTTGTGCTTCGAGCTGCTGATGGAAGTTGG ATTTGTAGGTTGCGTGAAGGTCTGGGCATAGAAACCGCTTATGCTTCTCAATATCAAGCTATAATTTTAGGGCTGCAATATGCACTGGATAAAGGGTTTAGAAGCATCCATGTTCAGGGTGACTCTGACCTTGTTTGCATGCAG ATTCAAGGCTTATGGAAGGTGAAAGACAAAAAGATCTCCATCTTGTGTGAGAAGGCAAAAAGTTTGAAGCATAAGTTCACGTCATTCCGGATCATTCATGTGCAAAAG GACTTGAACTCTGAGGCTGATAAACAGGCAAAGTTGGCT ATGGTCAAATTCAAGGGGAAATTCAAAAGACAGCTTATGTCAAAGGCAATGTGCTGCGAAGAATATCACAAGAAACATAGCATGGCACGCAAGCCATCTGTGCGTTTTATCTTGGGTGTCAAATTGATTCCTGCAACGATTTAA
- the LOC113751184 gene encoding uncharacterized protein LOC113751184 isoform X5: MVSACFWALLPRTSGVVRSAMHGAYSLSWSRSFQDVDSSRAANLGLCSTRISCQCYSSEWPIGHKDTGTQAMLKDEKDAFFVVRKGDIIGVYKSLSDCQAQVGSSVRDPPVSVYKGHAMPKGVEKYLLSCGLKGALYSFKAGDLTERLFGTLLPCHSYQLPSSCRDEISIKLGPKKWPQEVLSSLSGHSCTLEFDGSSKGNPGQSGAGVVLRAADGSWICRLREGLGIETAYASQYQAIILGLQYALDKGFRSIHVQGDSDLVCMQVCHTHGHMLWIRFFPIHSAIIHLVLTCLALFLLNFSISYDFVSFLPFSMWSIFCCIVVQKSGLKFHSTNGSKQRTLNW; the protein is encoded by the exons ATGGTTTCGGCTTGCTTTTGGGCTTTGTTACCCAGGACCAGTGGTGTTGTGAGGAGTGCAATGCATGGAGCTTATTCTCTGTCATGGAGTAGAAGTTTTCAGGATGTAGATAGTAGTAGAGCTGCTAATTTGGGACTTTGCTCGACGCGAATTAGCTGTCAGTGCTATTCATCTGAGTGGCCTATTGGACATAAGGACACTGGGACTCAAGCGATGCTGAAGGACGAGAAGGATGCATTCTTTGTGGTTAGAAAAGGGGATATTATTGGTGTTTACAAGAGTTTAAGTGATTGTCAGGCTCAAGTTGGATCGTCG GTACGTGATCCTCCTGTCAGTGTGTATAAAGGTCATGCTATGCCGAAGGGTGTAGAGAAATATCTTCTTTCTTGTGGCCTTAAAGGTGctctttattcttttaaggCTGGTGATCTAACTGAACGGCTTTTTGGTACTCTTTTGCCTTGCCATTCATATCAG CTCCCTTCTTCTTGTAGAGACGAAATATCCATCAAGCTTGGGCCAAAGAAGTGGCCACAGGAAGTGTTATCTTCTTTATCTGGG CATTCTTGCACTCTAGAATTTGATGGTTCTTCAAAAGGAAATCCTGGGCAATCTGGTGCGGGAGTTGTGCTTCGAGCTGCTGATGGAAGTTGG ATTTGTAGGTTGCGTGAAGGTCTGGGCATAGAAACCGCTTATGCTTCTCAATATCAAGCTATAATTTTAGGGCTGCAATATGCACTGGATAAAGGGTTTAGAAGCATCCATGTTCAGGGTGACTCTGACCTTGTTTGCATGCAGGTTTGTCACACCCATGGGCATATGCTTTGGATCCGCTTTTTCCCCATTCACTCTGCAATTATTCATTTGGTGCTGACCTGCTTGGCTCTCTTCTTGTTAAATTTCTCAATTTCATATGACTTTGTTTCCTTTCTTCCATTTTCCATGTGGTCCATTTTTTGCTGCATCGTGGTTCAAAAATCTGGTTTGAAGTTCCATTCCACCAATGGTTCAAAGCAAAGAACCTTAAATTGGTAA
- the LOC113751184 gene encoding uncharacterized protein LOC113751184 isoform X4, giving the protein MHGAYSLSWSRSFQDVDSSRAANLGLCSTRISCQCYSSEWPIGHKDTGTQAMLKDEKDAFFVVRKGDIIGVYKSLSDCQAQVGSSVRDPPVSVYKGHAMPKGVEKYLLSCGLKGALYSFKAGDLTERLFGTLLPCHSYQLPSSCRDEISIKLGPKKWPQEVLSSLSGHSCTLEFDGSSKGNPGQSGAGVVLRAADGSWICRLREGLGIETAYASQYQAIILGLQYALDKGFRSIHVQGDSDLVCMQIQGLWKVKDKKISILCEKAKSLKHKFTSFRIIHVQKDLNSEADKQAKLAVKLMVKFKGKFKRQLMSKAMCCEEYHKKHSMARKPSVRFILGVKLIPATI; this is encoded by the exons ATGCATGGAGCTTATTCTCTGTCATGGAGTAGAAGTTTTCAGGATGTAGATAGTAGTAGAGCTGCTAATTTGGGACTTTGCTCGACGCGAATTAGCTGTCAGTGCTATTCATCTGAGTGGCCTATTGGACATAAGGACACTGGGACTCAAGCGATGCTGAAGGACGAGAAGGATGCATTCTTTGTGGTTAGAAAAGGGGATATTATTGGTGTTTACAAGAGTTTAAGTGATTGTCAGGCTCAAGTTGGATCGTCG GTACGTGATCCTCCTGTCAGTGTGTATAAAGGTCATGCTATGCCGAAGGGTGTAGAGAAATATCTTCTTTCTTGTGGCCTTAAAGGTGctctttattcttttaaggCTGGTGATCTAACTGAACGGCTTTTTGGTACTCTTTTGCCTTGCCATTCATATCAG CTCCCTTCTTCTTGTAGAGACGAAATATCCATCAAGCTTGGGCCAAAGAAGTGGCCACAGGAAGTGTTATCTTCTTTATCTGGG CATTCTTGCACTCTAGAATTTGATGGTTCTTCAAAAGGAAATCCTGGGCAATCTGGTGCGGGAGTTGTGCTTCGAGCTGCTGATGGAAGTTGG ATTTGTAGGTTGCGTGAAGGTCTGGGCATAGAAACCGCTTATGCTTCTCAATATCAAGCTATAATTTTAGGGCTGCAATATGCACTGGATAAAGGGTTTAGAAGCATCCATGTTCAGGGTGACTCTGACCTTGTTTGCATGCAG ATTCAAGGCTTATGGAAGGTGAAAGACAAAAAGATCTCCATCTTGTGTGAGAAGGCAAAAAGTTTGAAGCATAAGTTCACGTCATTCCGGATCATTCATGTGCAAAAG GACTTGAACTCTGAGGCTGATAAACAGGCAAAGTTGGCTGTTAAGCTC ATGGTCAAATTCAAGGGGAAATTCAAAAGACAGCTTATGTCAAAGGCAATGTGCTGCGAAGAATATCACAAGAAACATAGCATGGCACGCAAGCCATCTGTGCGTTTTATCTTGGGTGTCAAATTGATTCCTGCAACGATTTAA